A genomic window from Gambusia affinis linkage group LG16, SWU_Gaff_1.0, whole genome shotgun sequence includes:
- the btbd7 gene encoding BTB/POZ domain-containing protein 7: MGANGSSYPHSCSPRIGANTQTQQTFIGTSSYSQQGYGLESKLYSLEHGHERPADRKKKSLGLATLKRRFIKRRKSSRSADHARQMRELLSGWDVRDTNALAEEYEGTAALKELSFQASLARAEAPSLQRDLAALYQHKYCTDVDLIFQGTCFPAHRAILAARCPFFKNLLSSSPGYGAEVLMDVDTAGIDVPMFSALLHYLYTGEFGVGGAEDSRLQNVDVLVQLSEEFGTPNSLEADMKGLFDYMCYYDALLSFSSDSEMIDGSNERGAVAAVPTGSGGGGGGGLTPEEDLRAHKAILSARSPFFRNLLQRRIRTGEEMTERTLQTPTRIVLDESIIPRKYVQVILHCMYTDVVDLGLVLRGSPSSCSLGEVQALVSGCRGASTRTEEAMELYHIALFLEFSMLAQGCEDIVVESLSLDSLVPILKWSSQPYGSKWVHRQAMHFLCEEFSQVVTSDVLYELGKEHLLSAIQSDYLQASEQDILKYVVKWGEQQLIKRMADREPNLLSGTAHSVNKRGVKRRDLDVEELREILSPLLPFIRTEHILPPNSDVLADALKRGLISTPPSDMLPTAEGGKANAWLRQKNAGIYVRPRLFSPYVEEAKSVLDEMMVEQTDLVRLRLVRMSNVPDTLYMVNNAVPQCCHMINHQQMAGSSSTAPSVVANEIPVPPLSVVKDMIRRLHELRHTEQVQRAYALNCGEGATVSYELQLRVLREFGLADGATELLQNPSKFFPDERFGDESPILALRQVGRCRVNSSPAMDSMLTDLEGVAGFHPPLPPPPPPYHPPATPSHAHLKGGWRPRVPMPTPTRSFSYPCNRTLIQRHAASKHGSSEYSSAPRSQPPDCTNPQAMGRPLLSNQQAMGVEPMMREFMPDIALGVSVMSLREQHMADMDGEGPHSPMGHSGHHLPCSAARLSHGYGPGHGHSCKRHAPEPKLEAQAEFPDLYDFSCRPATPTSTHPLPAFAGPDLYSHSCTQSSSYPPPYVSDCQSHGHLQGRTAPDPLRLDVLSLKSQRHDGVLSSPSGPQTRTGPFSKGRPNETDLTHGLGHLRSPSGNMDGYEERTRDAPEEMVLGGDPSGPVPLQQSHSVGEDLLRDRRSPSKPDYPYKKSAL, translated from the exons ATGGGGGCCAATGGATCCAGTTATCCACACTCCTGCTCCCCGCGCATCGGGGCAAACACGCAGACGCAGCAGACCTTTATAG GAACGTCTTCGTACTCCCAACAGGGTTATGGCTTGGAGTCCAAGCTGTACAGCCTGGAGCACGGCCATGAGCGACCGGCggacaggaagaagaagagccTGGGTCTGGCGACGCTCAAACGGAGGTTCATCAAAAGGAGGAAGTCCAGCCGCTCAGCGGACCACGCCCGGCAGATGCGGGAGCTCCTGTCGGGTTGGGACGTCCGCGACACCAACGCCCTGGCGGAGGAGTACGAGGGAACCGCCGCCCTCAAGGAGCTGAGCTTCCAGGCCAGCCTGGCCCGCGCCGAGGCCCCCAGCCTGCAGCGCGACCTGGCCGCGCTCTATCAGCACAAGTACTGCACTGACGTGGATCTCATCTTCCAGGGAACCTGCTTCCCGGCTCACCGCGCCATCCTGGCCGCCCGCTGCCCCTTCTTCAAAAACCTGCTGTCCTCTTCTCCCGGTTATGGCGCCGAGGTCCTCATGGACGTCGACACGGCCGGCATCGACGTGCCCATGTTCTCCGCTCTCCTTCATTACCTGTACACGGGGGAGTTCGGGGTGGGCGGAGCCGAGGACAGCCGGCTGCAGAATGTGGACGTTCTGGTTCAGCTCAGCGAGGAGTTCGGTACGCCCAACTCCCTGGAAGCTGACATGAAGGGCTTGTTTGACTACATGTGCTACTACGACGCTCTGCTCAGCTTCTCCTCTGACTCTGAGATGATTGACGGCTCTAACGAGAGAGGGGCGGTTGCCGCGGTGCCGACGGGCTCAGGAGGCGGCGGCGGTGGCGGGCTGACCCCAGAGGAAGACCTCAGGGCCCACAAGGCCATCCTCTCTGCGCGCTCGCCGTTCTTCAGGAACCTTTTACAGAGGCGCATTCGCACGGGGGAGGAAATGACGGAGCGCACGCTGCAGACGCCTACCAGGATAGTTTTGGACGAGTCCATCATCCCACGGAAATACGTGCAGGTCATCCTCCACTGCATGTACACAGACGTGGTGGACCTGGGGCTGGTGCTGCGCGGCAGCCCGTCGTCGTGCAGTTTGGGCGAAGTGCAGGCCCTCGTTTCAGGGTGCAGGGGGGCGAGCACGCGCACGGAGGAGGCCATGGAGCTCTACCACATCGCACTGTTTCTGGAGTTCAGCATGTTGGCTCAAG GGTGCGAGGACATCGTTGTGGAAAGTTTGTCCCTGGACTCTCTGGTCCCCATCCTGAAGTGGAGCTCCCAGCCGTACGGCTCCAAGTGGGTCCACAGGCAGGCCATGCACTTCCTGTGTGAGGAGTTCAGCCAGGTGGTGACCTCTGACGTCCTGTACGAGCTCGGCAAAGAGCACCTCCTCAGCGCCATTCAGTCCGACTACCTGCAG GCGAGTGAACAGGACATTCTGAAGTATGTCGTAAAGTGGGGCGAGCAGCAGCTGATTAAGAGGATGGCAGACAGGG AGCCCAACCTGCTGAGCGGCACAGCCCACAGCGTCAACAAGAGAGGCGTGAAAAGGCGAGACCTGGACGTGGAGGAGCTGAGGGAGATCCTTTCTCCACTCCTGCCCTTCATTCGAACGGAGCACATCCTGCCTCCCAACAGTGACGTCCTCGCCGACGCC CTGAAGAGGGGTTTGATCAGCACCCCTCCATCAGACATGCTGCCCACAGCCGAGGGGGGCAAGGCCAACGCCTGGCTGCGGCAGAAGAATGCAGGGATCTACGTCCGTCCGCGTCTCTTCTCTCCTTATGTGGAGGAAGCCAAG TCTGTGCTTGATGAGATGATGGTGGAGCAGACGGACCTGGTGCGTCTGAGACTGGTGCGCATGTCCAACGTCCCGGACACGCTCTACATGGTGAACAACGCCGTGCCTCAGTGCTGTCACATGATCAACCACCAGCAAATGGCGGGCAGCTCCAGCACGGCTCCCTCTGTCGTGGCCAACGAAATACCAG TGCCTCCTCTGTCTGTGGTGAAGGATATGATCCGCAGGCTGCATGAGCTGAGGCACACGGAGCAGGTCCAGCGAGCCTACGCCCTGAACTGTGGCGAGGGAGCCACGGTCAGCTACGAGCTGCAGCTGAGGGTGCTGAGGGAGTTCGGTCTTGCAGATGGAGCCACGGAGCTGCTGCAG aacCCATCCAAGTTCTTCCCAGATGAGCGTTTTGGAGACGAGAGTCCAATTCTGGCCCTGCGTCAAGTGGGCCGTTGCCGGGTCAACAGCAGTCCGGCTATGGACAGCATGTTAACGGACCTGGAAGGAGTGGCAGGCTTCCACCCTCCGCTGCCTCCTCCGCCGCCTCCCTACCATCCGCCCGCCACACCCAGCCACGCCCACCTCAAAGGGGGCTGGCGACCCCGGGTCCCCATGCCGACCCCTACCCGCTCCTTCTCCTACCCCTGCAACCGGACCCTGATCCAGCGCCACGCTGCTTCCAAACATGGCAGTTCAGAGTACTCCTCGGCGCCCAGATCCCAACCTCCAGACTGCACCAACCCCCAGGCTATGGGCCGACCTCTGCTGTCAAACCAGCAGGCA ATGGGGGTGGAGCCGATGATGAGGGAGTTCATGCCGGACATCGCGCTCGGCGTCTCGGTCATGTCTCTGAGGGAGCAGCACATGGCCGACATGGATGGCGAAGGCCCTCACAGCCCCATGGGCCATTCAGGCCACCACCTGCCCTGCTCTGCTGCGCGCCTCAGCCACGGTTACGGCCCTGGACACGGCCACTCCTGCAAGAGGCACGCTCCAGAACCCAAGCTGGAGGCCCAAGCGGAGTTCCCCGACCTGTACGACTTCTCCTGCAGACCCGCGACCCCGACCTCCACCCATCCTCTTCCCGCTTTCGCAGGACCGGACCTCTACAGCCACAGCTGCACGCAGTCCAGCTCCTACCCCCCTCCTTACGTTTCTGACTGCCAGAGCCACGGCCACCTGCAGGGACGGACCGCCCCGGACCCGCTGAGACTGGACGTCCTCAGCTTAAAATCTCAGAGACACGACGGCGTCCTCTCCAGTCCGTCCGGACCGCAGACGAGGACGGGTCCGTTCTCAAAGGGGCGGCCAAATGAGACGGACCTCACCCACGGTTTGGGTCATCTACGCTCCCCCAGCGGGAACATGGACGGCTATGAGGAGAGAACCAGAGACGCTCCAGAGGAGATGGTTCTGGGCGGAGACCCGTCGGGTCCGGTTCCGCTCCAGCAGTCTCACAGTGTAGGCGAAGATCTCCTCAGAGACCGCAGATCGCCCAGCAAACCGGACTACCCCTATAAGAAATCTGCACTTTAA